The DNA region ATCTCGCCATTGTCGAAGAACGGCGTCGGGCAGATCGGGAAAATGCCCCGCACATCAGTCGTCAGAAGTTGCGTCATCGGTCAATCTCCCTTTTCTTTAATTCAGTCCAAAAGTCGACCATCAGCGTCGAAGGCGAATGGCTTGTCCTCACCAAGTACGGCGAGTTCCGGCCGGCCGCGGATTTCCTCCAGGTACGGCTCGGACATCAGGATCTTGTGCAGTTTCTTGGTGTTCTTGATGCGCACGATGCGGGCCAGGTCGTCGGCAAGCCGGGCCTGGGGATCGACGCCGATCATCTTGGCGGTGATGATCAGGCTGTAGAGGACCTCGGCGCGCCGGCCGCCGCGGTCGGATTCGGCGAAAAGCCACGACTTTCTGCCCAGGGCGATACCGCACAACGCCCGTTCCGTTGCATTGTTGATCAGGCAGATCCGGCTGTCGTCGAGGAAGCGGGTGAAAGCATCCTGGCGCTTGAGCACATAGTCCATGGCTCCCGCCACGTCTGCATGGCGCGAGAGCTTGGCACGTGCTTCGCGCATCCAGACTTCGAGCTAAGTGACCAACGGCGCGCGCCGCTCCCGGCGGGCCACCAGACGCGCCGCGGCACCGAAACCGTTGAGGTCGCGCTCGATGGTGAACAACGCATCAATCCGACGGGCCGCCTCCAGGGCCGGTGGGGAGACGACCGCCGGCTTCTTGCCCTTGGCTTTGCGTCGGGATGAGGCGGCGAGTTCGAAGAACTTGCGCCGCGCATGCGCCCAGCAAAGCGCCTCGGTAATCGGACTTGAAAGAAACGCCTTGGCAAAGCGCTGCTCGCTCTCGCGCAGGTCTCTTTCGTTCACCAACGGAACCACCTCTGCGGCGGGCCATCTTGTCCGACCACAGCGGGTTCCTCGCGCCGTCAGTCCTTGTCGGAGTAGGAGCCGCTCCCGTAACCGGAGCCGGCCTTCAGGTATTCCTTGCGCGGCGGCGCGAACACGTCGATCACGGTCGCCCCCTCCGGCCCGGTGACGATGCCGTGCGGGATGTTGCCGGGCGTCTGCCAGAAGTCGCCGGCCTTCATTTCCACCCGCTCGTCGCCGAGAATGCGGACCATCGAGCCGCGCAGCAGGAAGCCCCATTGCTCCTGCGGGTGCTGATGCATCGGGCTGATTGAGCCGGGCTCCAACTCAACCACTGAGACGGTCATCTGCTCGCCACCGAAGACACGGGTGTTGACGCCCGCGTTCAGTTCGCGCGGGATGCCCTTGGTCTTGTCGTGAATATTGAAGTGCCACACTGCGCTCATCGAAAGGACTCCGGTTCTTGGGGTTGTAGTGCGTAAATTGGGCCGGGCGCCGGCGGATCGTGCCGCCGACGTCCGGCCAGGGATCAGTTGATGTGCGAGCTTTGGGAATAGGCGAACATCAGGAAGATGACGAAGGCGCACAGGGCGTAGCCGCCGATCCAGTCCCATGGACGCTGGCTCGGGAAATCGCCGGTACCCGCCCGATGGCCGTCGTCGGCGGGCTTAGCTTCCGGCGCCGAGTGTTGCTGCTGCTCTTGCATGTCAAAGCCTCCTCATCCGGGTTACGCTCAGTGGCCGCCGATCAGGCGCGGCAGCCATAATGCGATGTCCGGAACGAACATCACCAGAATCAGGCCGACGATCTGCAGTCCGATGAACGGCATGACACCCAGAAAGATCTCCTCCAGCTTGACGTCGTCGGGCGCCACGCTCTTCAGCCAGAAGGCGGCGGGGCCGAACGGCGGTGACAGGAAATAGATCTGGATGTTCATCACAAACAGCACGCCGAACCACACCGGATCGAAGCCGAGGGCGGCGACTACCGGCACGAACACCGGAACCGTGATGAACACGATGGCGATCCATTCGAGGAAGGTCCCCAGCACCATGAGGATCAGCATCATGACGAAGATGATGCCGAGCGGCGGCAGGTCAAGGCCGGTCAGCAGCGACTTCATGAAGGCGGTGCCGCCGATCACGTTGTAGATGGCGACCAGGCTGATCGCCCCGAGGATCAGCCATATGATGCGCCCGATCGTCGACATCGTCTGCTCGATAGCGTCGAGCAGCATCGAGGGGGTGAGCTGGCGGCGTACTGCGGCAGCGATCAGCGAGCCGAGCACGCCGACGCCGGCGGCCTCGGTCACCGAGGCGATGCCGGCATAGATGCTGCCCATCACCCAGGTGATGAGGAACAACGGCAGCAGCAGGCCGCGCATCAGGCGCAGCTTCTCCATCCCCGAAAGCGATTGCAGCTCGGCCGGCGGCAGCGGCGCCAACGACGGCTGGAAATGACAACGCAGCAGGATGTAGGCGATGTACATGCCGGCGTAGAGCAGGCCCGGCGTGATGCCGCCGAGGAACAGGTCGGCGATCGACACGCCGGCGGCAAAGCCGTACATGATCATGACGACGCTTGGCGGGATCAGGGTGGCCAGGATGCCGGCGGCGCAGATGGTGCCCATGGCCAGCTTGCGGTCGTAGCCGAGGCGCATCATCTGCGGCAGGGCGATCAGGCCGAGCATGACGATCTCGCCGCCGATGACTCCGGTCATCGCCGCCATCACCACCGCCACCAGCGTCGCCTGCACGGCGACGCCGCCGCGCAGCCGGCCGGAGATGATGGCCATGGCGTTGAACAGATCCTCGGCGATACCAGCGCGCTCCATGATGCTCGACATCAGGACGAACAGTGGCACGGCGACCAGCGAGTAGTTGTGCAAGATCTCCAACATGTTCGAGGCGACGAGGAACAGCCCCGGCTCGCCGAACTTGAAGAGGGTGACGAGGATCGACACGGTCAGCGTGGCGATGCCCAGCGGCATGCCGGTGACCATCAGGAGGAGTAAGCCGCCGACGATGAAGACGGTGAGGGTTCCGACGTCCATCGGCCTATCTCCACTCGCCGTGGGTCTGCAGGTGGCGGATCAGGTTGACCGCGAGCTGCAGGGCATACATGCAGGCGCCGGCGAACAGCATGCCCTTGAGGATCATCGGCTCGGGCGAATTGAAGGGCGAGCCCGACAGCTCGTGCATCGTCCAGGCGTCGCGGGCCAGCGGCCATGAGGCGTAGGCCAGGGTGCCGACGGCGGCCAAGCCGACGACGTTGGAGAACAGGTCGAGCGCCCACTGCGCCGACCTGGGCGCGTTGGCGTAGAGTATGGTGATCGAGATGTGCTTCTTCTGCTGGGTGACGTAGCCGGCCGACATCATCCACGCGATGGCGCACAGCAGCATGACCACTTCGAACGCCCAGATCGTCGGGGCGTTGAAGAGGTAGCGCATCACCACCTCGTAGAAGGTGAGCAGCGCGGCGACCATGTAGAACTGCCCGACTGCGCGCCCGCAATAAACGCTGACGGCGTCGATGGCTGACAATAAGGACCGCATAAAGCCCGCCTGTTCTTTTCTTATGGGAAGGGGTCGGGATGCGAACGACGGGAAGGCGTGAGGCCGCTCCCCCGTCGTCCCATCCGTCGATCGGACGCCGGGCCGGCGCCTACAGCAGGCCCAGTCGCTTCATGAACTTGACGTTCTCGTCATAGACTTCCTTGGCCAGCGCGTTCTTGTTGGCGAAGTCGACCCAGGCACCCTTGGCGATCTCGCGGAACTTGGCGCGCTCTTCCGGCGACCAGTCGATGATCTCGACCTTCTCGCCCTTGCCCGAGCGGTCCTCGGCAGCCAGTTCGAGATCGCGGATCTCGTTGTAGCGACGCTTCATGTCGTAGAGGTAGTGCCACCACACCCCGAGCGTCGCCTGCAGGTCGGGGGTGAGCGAGTCCCACTTCTTCTGGCTTACTGCGAATACGTGGACGGTGACCGAGTGGATGCCGGGGAACAGCGGGTATGGCGCGACGCGGTGCAGGCCATTGGTCCGATTATTGGTGTAGGACGCCATGTCGGCGCCGTCGACCACGCCCTTCTCCAGCGAGGTGTAGACTTCGGTGGTCGGCAGCGATACGGTAGCCGCGCCGGCCCGGCGGAACACCTCTGACACAAGGCCCTCGGGGGCACGCAACTTCTTTCCCTTGAGGTCGGCGACGCCGCGCAGCGGTACCTTGGCGACGAACGCCTCGTTCATGTAGGTGGCGCAGCCCACCACGTGCACCTTACCTTTGCCGAAGGTCGCGTCATACAGCTTCTGGCTCAGCTCAGCGCCGGGGCCAATGAAGCAGAACGACTGCTGCTGGTCGGCGTTGGCATAGCCGGCCACCAGGTTGCCCATCAGGGCGAAGGCCGGGTTGAGGCCGGAGTGGTATTCCATCGAGGTAATGTGCCCGTCGAGGATGCCTGCAACCATGGCTGGGACCGTTTCCTTGTAGGGCACCACAGCGTCCATGGTAAACAGCTCGGTCTTCAGCCGCCCGCCGGTCATCTTCTCCAGCATCGGGTTCCATTCTTCGCTCTGGACCTTGTAGACCTCGTCCCCCGAGCGGTCACTCACCTGGATCTTGAGGGTGATGCCGTCGGCGAACGCCGCCGTGGCGAACAGCGTGACGAGCGCCACGCCGGATACCAAACCCAGTCGACGTCCCATGTCTTTTCCTCCTTGCCGGGAACGCTCTTGTGCGTGGCGATCCCTGTTTGACGATGAACCGTCATTATTATTATCAATTTTGTTATCAATAATCTATGCGATAATAAGCCTATTAGGGCTATATTTCCTATAACACCAGTCCGGTTTACGAATATTCAGCGAACATTATTCGAATTGTTGGGAGACAGCGGCAACCGCCCCCGCCGCGCCCCGGCGATCGGCCTTGAGCAGCCCGGCCGGCTGGCGCCCGCGGCTCGGCCCTCAGCCCTTGCCGAACAGCCTCCGGTAGGTCTCGATGTAGGCCTTGGGCGACGGGTGCTGGTGGCGGACGCAGAGGTCGACCAGCCGCTCGCGGTCACCGGCTTTCAGCGCCTCGATGATCTGGGCGTGGACGTCGCGCGAGCCGGCGAAGGTGGTCGGGCTCTGGCCGGCGTAGAAGCGGATGAAGTTCGACTTCATTGCGTAGAGGTTGGTCGCCTCGGCGAGGTAGCGGTTGCCGCAGGCTGAGAACAGCACCTCGTGGAAGCGGATGTTGGAACGGAAGATGCCGCGCAGGTCGCCGGCCTCCACCGCCTTGGCGTAGGTGTGGTGGATGGCCGTCAGCTCCTTGATCAGCGCCGGGTCGGCGGGCAGTGGGATGCGACTGGCCGCGCTGCTTTCGAGGATCTCGCGGAAGGCGTACAGTTCGCGCACCTCCTCGGGCGTGTAGTCGTGGACGCGGGCGCCCTTCCCGCGTTCGCGCACCGCCAAGTTACGCGTCTCCAGTTCGGCCAGCGCCTGGCGTATGATATGGCGCTTCACCGCAAAGCGTTCGATCAGATCGTCCTCGATCAGCCGTTCGCGCGGCCGCAACCGCCCGAAGACGATGTCCTCCTCCATCTGCTCGACGACGCTGCTCAGGGTTTCCGCCGTGCAGGCGTTCTTGCGCTCGTGCTCGGGCATGTGTGGCCCTCTTCCTTTCTCGTCTCGTGCCTTGCCCGCGGGAATGCCTCCCCGCAGGCGTTGGTCTGGCGCCAGGGGCCGTGGCCCACGCCGTTGCCTTATCCCGTCTGTCGCACCGTCCCCCTTCACAAATACCTCACCTATCGCGCCGGCCGGCGCCATCGCGGTGGCGGGCGGTGTAAACGACCCCTCCGCTCCGGCAACGGGCACCGGACGGCAAACAGTGATGCCTGTTTCCCGGCCCGGCGAATTCCCTCCTCCGACCGAGCGGTGTGGGAGACGCCAGCATCCGAGGATCAAGTGCCCAGCCGATTCTATACTGCACCGAAGGGAAAAACGTCAATCAATAAAATTATTGATATATTTATTGACTTGCCTCCAGTTTTGCGATGTCCTTCTGCGCTATGCGCGGTCCGCCCCGGCCGGCCCCGACGACGACCGGCAGTGCGGCGGCGCCGGACGCAGTGGGTTCCAATTGTCACGGCGGTGATTCACAAAATGGCTGACAACAAGAAGGCGGGTATGCGCAAGGGCCTTACCAACTATGGTGATCCCGAGTTCTCTTTGTTCATCCGCAAGGCGTTCATCAAGGCGAAGGGGTATTCGGATGACGCCCTGGATCGGCCGGTGATCGGCATCGCCAACACGGGAAGCGATTACAACCCCTGTCATGGCAACGCCCCGGAACTCATCGAGGCGATCAAACGCGGCGTCATGCTGGCTGGCGGCCTGCCCATGCAGTTTCCCACCGTTTCCCTGCACGAGGCGTTTTCGCACCCGACCAGCATGTTCCTGCGCAACCTGATGTCGATAGACACGGAAGAGATGATCCGTGCCCAACCCATGGATGCCGTCGTCCTCATCGGCGGCTGTGATAAGACGGTGCCGGCGCAATTGATGGCCGCCGCCAGCGTGAACATCCCCGCCATCTGCGTGGTCACCGGACCCATGCTCAGCGGCACTCATGGCGCCGAGCGGGTGGGCGCCTGTACCGATTGCCGCCGCTTGTGGGGCAAGCATCGCGTCGGCGAGATCGACGAAAAGGAAATCACGGAGATCAGTGGCCAGTTGGTTCCCTCGATCGGCTTTTGCGGCGTCATGGGCACGGCCAGCACCATGGCCTGCATGACCGAAGCCTTGGGCATGATGCTGCCGGGCGGCGCCACCATCCCGGCTGTCCATTCCGATCGCATGCGCCACGCCGAGACTGCCGGCCGGAGGGCGGTGGCGATGGTGCGCGAGGGGCTGACCCCCGACAAGATCATCACTCCGAAATCGATCGCCAATGCGCTGCGCGCCCTGATGGCGATCGGTGGCTCGACCAACGGCATCATCCACTACACGGCGCTGGCCGGGCGCCTTGGCATCCAAGTTGACCTCGACGCCTTCGATAGGATGGGCAACGAAACCCCGGTGCTCGTCGATATCAAGCCATCGGGTACTCGCTACATGGACGATTTTCACAAAGCTGGCGGCATGCGCGCCGTGCTGCGCGAGATCAGGCACCTGCTGAACCTCGATTGCCTGACCGTCTCCGGCAGGACGCTGGGCGAGGAGATCGAGGCCTACCCGGAGCCCTGGCCGCAAGATATGGTCCGGCCCCTGACCAACCCCATTAGCCAGACCGGCGGGATCGCGGTGCTGCGCGGCAACATCGCACCGCGTGGCGCCATCTTCAAGCAGTCGGCGGCGTCCAAGCAGAGCCACACCGGCCGGGCTATCGTCTTTGAATCGCAGGAGGATATGATCAGCCGCATCGACGACCCGGCGCTCGATGTGACGCCCGACGACATCCTGGTGATGCGCAATGCCGGGCCGGTGGGCGCCCCGGCGATGCCCGAAGCCGGCTACATTCCCATTCCCAAGAAGCTGGCGGCGCAGGGGGTGAAGGACATGATCCGCATGTCGGACGCGCGGATGAGTGGCACCGCCTTCGGCTCGATCGTCCTACACATCTGCCCGGAAGCGGCCGTCGGCGGCCCGCTGGCCCTGGTCAGGACCGGCGATCGGATCCGCCTCGACGTACCCGGCCGCTCACTCGACGTGCTGGTCTTCGACGACGAGCTGGCCGCCCGCCGCACCGCCCTGCCGCCGCCCCGCAAACCCACCACCGGGCTGCGCGGCTACTACCGCCTGTTCCTCGATCACGTCCAGCAGGCCGACGAGGGCTGCGACTTCGACTTCCTGACTAAGCGCCCCTATACTGACCGCACCCCCTGACCCGCCAGTTTGCGACCTCGTTCCTCCCCCGTGGATGGCTACCTCAAGCGCGGCCATCTACGTCATTGATGCCATGGGGTCGGTGGTTTTCACCACGCCATCTCGGGTCGAGGGTCGGCCGTTGCCCGGTGACGCCGCCGCTTCCTGCCACCTCGTCGGAGCGGAGGGAGATTGAACCCTTTTACGGCTAGATCCTCGCGCGAGACGAGTACGAACAGATGGTTCCCAAGGAGCAAAGAAAGGCCGAATGCCCATCACCTGGGCAGCATGTGCCCCGGTAGTTCGACGTGGGCGGGAACAACTTTCCGGTGCGTGGTAACACGCTGGAAATTGATACACTGCTATGGTACACTGCCCTCGAAATCGGAAGCGAATTTCCTCGGATTTCCGCCGTTTTTTCAGAGTAAGGTCCCCTCCCCTAGGGGACGCCAATCATTTCAAGGGCCTAGCAAGGCCCTTTTATTTTTTCCCACAAATCTCCCACAAAGCGATGGCGGTATTGTCGGTGGCGAGGCTTATCCCCACCCTTCACCGTCGCCTGGGTAGCCTCGGGCATGAAGCGGCCGGTTCCATGCCCGAGTCGAATACCCTGCCTACTCCCCGAACACCACTCGGTCGATCAGGCTGAAATCCAGATAGCGGCCACGGAGTTTGGTGGCGACATCTCCGGCACCTACGGCGTCGAGGGTATCGATGCAGTCTTCGAGCGTGACCGTCTGAAATCCCGACTCGTTGGGGTCCTCGGATTTCAAATGGCCCTGGTAGCTTCGCACGGCGTTGCCGCACTGGGTGTTCTGGGATCGGCCCCATCGCGAATGCTCAGCGCCCAACGCTGACATACAGGCGGGAGTGCGACGCTTCGAATAGCGGACCATCGCGCTTCCTTCCGTTCACCCTGGTGCAGGCCGGTTACCGGCACCGGTCTAATGGCGACGGCTCTGCGACGCGCGATTTTTCCGCCTCTTCCCGGAGCGCCGCCACGATATCGATGGTTAGCGGGATGCCGCGCTTCAGCCTCTCCTCCTTCGCCCGCGACTCAGGCTCGCCGGGCATCAGGATCTCGTCGAAGCCATGGGCCCGGGGGCAGGCCTTGACGCGTTCGACCAGGGTATCCATCCGCGCCTCGTATTCGTCCCGCGGCATGAACAGGTCCGGCTTGATCGCCATGAAGAAGTGCCCGACGTTCTGTGGACCCGAGAAGTCGAGGTAGGGGTTGACCACCTCGCCAGCCAAGGCCGCCCCGGTTAAGACGCCGCCCAGGACTTCCATGAGCATGGAAAGGGCCGCCCCCTTGTGCCCGCCGAACGGCAGGCAGACCCCCTCGAAGGCCTTCTTCGCATCGGTTGTCGGCCGGCCCTCGGCATCGAGCGCCAAGCCCTCCGGAATGGGATCGCCCCGCTGCGCCGCCAGGCGGATCTTGCCGCGCGCCACGACGGTCATGGCCATGTCGAGCACGTAGGGGCCGAGCTTGCCGCCGGGCGCTCCGGCGGCAAAAGGCGCCGCTCCCAGGAATTTGCTGCGGCCGCCCCAGACCGGGATCGCTGGCGACGAACTGGTAAAGGCCAGCGAGATGAAGCCGGCCTCGATGGCCTGCAAGACATAGAGGGCGGCCATGCCGTAGTGGGTGCTGCGCCGCACGCCTGCCAGTCCGATCCCCAACTCCCGGGCCATGGCGATAGCCTCCTCCATGGCCCGCTTGCCGACGATGAACCCCATGCCGTCATCGCCATCGACGGATGCCACCACCGGGGTCACCCGCTTCACCGTGATGGCGGGCTGCGGCTTGACCAGGCCGCGCCGCAGGCGTTCGGCATAGATCGGGATGCGGGCCACACCGTGCGACGGCAGTCCCCTGAGATCGGCCTCCACCAGCCCCTCGGCCACCAACTTGGCATCGGCCAGCTTCAGGCCATGCGCCGTGAACACCGCCTCGCCGAAGCGCAGGAGCTCGCGATCCGCAAAAATCACTGATTGCACCATTCTGCCAATCCCCCTATCCATTCGGCCGGCGATCCGCCAGGCCATTCTTGAAAATCCAATTTCTCGGCCGCCGGAGGGCCTGACCACACACGTCCCGCCTGATGTCCAGCGGCACCAAAGCAGCCAGTCGTTCCGCTCGCTCGTGACGCCTCGGCTGGGACCTGTCTTTTGAAAGCTAGTGGATTTTTATATTGTAAAATCCAATTATGCAAGGCAAAATCGGCCTCAGTTGGATGGCCCGCGCAGCAGGCGTCCGCGTGATCAATCGCCAAGGAAACGAGAACCAACATGAAAATTCTGGTCCTGCCAGGGGATGGAATCGGTCCCGAAATCACCGAGTCAACAATGGCGGTCATGCGGACCGTCGAGGAACTCTACAAGCTGGGCATAGAGTTCGAATTCGACGAGATCGGCTTCATCAGCCTCCACAAGTACGGGACCACGCTTCGCGATGAAGTGCTCGACAAGGCCCGGCGCTTTGACGGCATCATTCTCGGACCCCAATCCCATCTCGACTACCCCCCGCGCGACCAGGGCGGCGTCAACTTCTCGGCCGCGTTCCGCGTGAAACTCGACCTCTATGCCAACGTCCGCCCGGCCCGCACGCGCCCGGGCCTGGCCAGGACGGACAAGCACATGGACCTCGTCATCATGCGCGAGGCGACCGAGGGCTTTTATCCGGACCGCAACATGGTCGCCGGCTGCGGCGAATTCATGCCGACCGAGGATATCGCCCTGTCCATCCGCAAGATCACTGCTTTTGCCAGCAATCGCATTGCCCGGCGCGCCTTTGAACTGGCGCAGACCCGGCGCAAGAAGGTGGCGGCGATTCACAAGGCCAACAATTTCATTCTCAGCGACGGCCTGTTCCTGCGAGAAGTCCGCAAGGTCGCGGCAGAATTCCCCGAAGTCGAACTGGAGGAAATCATCGTCGACGCCATGGCCGCTTACCTGGTCAGGGACCCGTCGCGTTTCGACGTCATCGTCGCCACCAACTTCCACGCCGACATCCTGTCGGACCTGGCCAGCGAGCTTTCGGGCAGCCTCGGTCTGGCGGGCTCCATCAACGCTGGCGACACCCTTGCGGCGGCCCAGGCCCAGCATGGCTCGGCCCCGGACATCCAGGGCCAGAACAAAGCCAATCCCATTTCGCTGATCCTGTCGGCCTCGATGCTGCTCAAGTGGCTGGGCGACCGCCACAAGCGCCAGAACTATTGCAGCGCATCGGCTTGCATCGACAAGGCGATCGATACGGTCATCATGAATCCCGCGAAGCGCACGCCGGATCTCGGCGGGCCGCTGGGAACAGACGCTTTCACGGCCTGCGTCGTCGAGGAAATCCGGCGCACCAACGTGGTGGCCGCCTGAAAAC from Shumkonia mesophila includes:
- a CDS encoding TRAP transporter large permease, with the protein product MDVGTLTVFIVGGLLLLMVTGMPLGIATLTVSILVTLFKFGEPGLFLVASNMLEILHNYSLVAVPLFVLMSSIMERAGIAEDLFNAMAIISGRLRGGVAVQATLVAVVMAAMTGVIGGEIVMLGLIALPQMMRLGYDRKLAMGTICAAGILATLIPPSVVMIMYGFAAGVSIADLFLGGITPGLLYAGMYIAYILLRCHFQPSLAPLPPAELQSLSGMEKLRLMRGLLLPLFLITWVMGSIYAGIASVTEAAGVGVLGSLIAAAVRRQLTPSMLLDAIEQTMSTIGRIIWLILGAISLVAIYNVIGGTAFMKSLLTGLDLPPLGIIFVMMLILMVLGTFLEWIAIVFITVPVFVPVVAALGFDPVWFGVLFVMNIQIYFLSPPFGPAAFWLKSVAPDDVKLEEIFLGVMPFIGLQIVGLILVMFVPDIALWLPRLIGGH
- a CDS encoding GntR family transcriptional regulator, whose amino-acid sequence is MPEHERKNACTAETLSSVVEQMEEDIVFGRLRPRERLIEDDLIERFAVKRHIIRQALAELETRNLAVRERGKGARVHDYTPEEVRELYAFREILESSAASRIPLPADPALIKELTAIHHTYAKAVEAGDLRGIFRSNIRFHEVLFSACGNRYLAEATNLYAMKSNFIRFYAGQSPTTFAGSRDVHAQIIEALKAGDRERLVDLCVRHQHPSPKAYIETYRRLFGKG
- a CDS encoding Ldh family oxidoreductase, which encodes MVQSVIFADRELLRFGEAVFTAHGLKLADAKLVAEGLVEADLRGLPSHGVARIPIYAERLRRGLVKPQPAITVKRVTPVVASVDGDDGMGFIVGKRAMEEAIAMARELGIGLAGVRRSTHYGMAALYVLQAIEAGFISLAFTSSSPAIPVWGGRSKFLGAAPFAAGAPGGKLGPYVLDMAMTVVARGKIRLAAQRGDPIPEGLALDAEGRPTTDAKKAFEGVCLPFGGHKGAALSMLMEVLGGVLTGAALAGEVVNPYLDFSGPQNVGHFFMAIKPDLFMPRDEYEARMDTLVERVKACPRAHGFDEILMPGEPESRAKEERLKRGIPLTIDIVAALREEAEKSRVAEPSPLDRCR
- a CDS encoding IlvD/Edd family dehydratase, whose amino-acid sequence is MADNKKAGMRKGLTNYGDPEFSLFIRKAFIKAKGYSDDALDRPVIGIANTGSDYNPCHGNAPELIEAIKRGVMLAGGLPMQFPTVSLHEAFSHPTSMFLRNLMSIDTEEMIRAQPMDAVVLIGGCDKTVPAQLMAAASVNIPAICVVTGPMLSGTHGAERVGACTDCRRLWGKHRVGEIDEKEITEISGQLVPSIGFCGVMGTASTMACMTEALGMMLPGGATIPAVHSDRMRHAETAGRRAVAMVREGLTPDKIITPKSIANALRALMAIGGSTNGIIHYTALAGRLGIQVDLDAFDRMGNETPVLVDIKPSGTRYMDDFHKAGGMRAVLREIRHLLNLDCLTVSGRTLGEEIEAYPEPWPQDMVRPLTNPISQTGGIAVLRGNIAPRGAIFKQSAASKQSHTGRAIVFESQEDMISRIDDPALDVTPDDILVMRNAGPVGAPAMPEAGYIPIPKKLAAQGVKDMIRMSDARMSGTAFGSIVLHICPEAAVGGPLALVRTGDRIRLDVPGRSLDVLVFDDELAARRTALPPPRKPTTGLRGYYRLFLDHVQQADEGCDFDFLTKRPYTDRTP
- a CDS encoding cupin domain-containing protein, coding for MSAVWHFNIHDKTKGIPRELNAGVNTRVFGGEQMTVSVVELEPGSISPMHQHPQEQWGFLLRGSMVRILGDERVEMKAGDFWQTPGNIPHGIVTGPEGATVIDVFAPPRKEYLKAGSGYGSGSYSDKD
- a CDS encoding TRAP transporter small permease subunit; its protein translation is MRSLLSAIDAVSVYCGRAVGQFYMVAALLTFYEVVMRYLFNAPTIWAFEVVMLLCAIAWMMSAGYVTQQKKHISITILYANAPRSAQWALDLFSNVVGLAAVGTLAYASWPLARDAWTMHELSGSPFNSPEPMILKGMLFAGACMYALQLAVNLIRHLQTHGEWR
- a CDS encoding isocitrate/isopropylmalate dehydrogenase family protein is translated as MKILVLPGDGIGPEITESTMAVMRTVEELYKLGIEFEFDEIGFISLHKYGTTLRDEVLDKARRFDGIILGPQSHLDYPPRDQGGVNFSAAFRVKLDLYANVRPARTRPGLARTDKHMDLVIMREATEGFYPDRNMVAGCGEFMPTEDIALSIRKITAFASNRIARRAFELAQTRRKKVAAIHKANNFILSDGLFLREVRKVAAEFPEVELEEIIVDAMAAYLVRDPSRFDVIVATNFHADILSDLASELSGSLGLAGSINAGDTLAAAQAQHGSAPDIQGQNKANPISLILSASMLLKWLGDRHKRQNYCSASACIDKAIDTVIMNPAKRTPDLGGPLGTDAFTACVVEEIRRTNVVAA
- the dctP gene encoding TRAP transporter substrate-binding protein DctP yields the protein MGRRLGLVSGVALVTLFATAAFADGITLKIQVSDRSGDEVYKVQSEEWNPMLEKMTGGRLKTELFTMDAVVPYKETVPAMVAGILDGHITSMEYHSGLNPAFALMGNLVAGYANADQQQSFCFIGPGAELSQKLYDATFGKGKVHVVGCATYMNEAFVAKVPLRGVADLKGKKLRAPEGLVSEVFRRAGAATVSLPTTEVYTSLEKGVVDGADMASYTNNRTNGLHRVAPYPLFPGIHSVTVHVFAVSQKKWDSLTPDLQATLGVWWHYLYDMKRRYNEIRDLELAAEDRSGKGEKVEIIDWSPEERAKFREIAKGAWVDFANKNALAKEVYDENVKFMKRLGLL